Proteins encoded together in one Campylobacter peloridis LMG 23910 window:
- the galE gene encoding UDP-glucose 4-epimerase GalE, with product MKILITGGAGYIGSHTLKQFLETNHEICVLDNLSKGSKKSLDELSKIRSFKFFEQDLSDYAGVKKLFEQEKFDAIVHFAASIEVPESMENPLKYYMNNTANTSNLIQTCLETGVKKFIFSSTAATYGEPDTPVVSEESPLAPINPYGQSKLMSEKVLQDANMANPEFKYCILRYFNVAGACMSYPIGQRYPKATLLIKVAAEVATGKREKLYIFGDDYNTKDGTCIRDFIHVDDISSAHLAALEYLENNESNIFNVGYGHGFSVKEVITAMKKVSGVDFKVEIAPKRAGDPSVLISNANKIRSLTSWKPKYDDLELICKSAYEWEKQC from the coding sequence ATGAAAATTTTAATCACTGGCGGTGCAGGTTATATAGGCTCTCATACTTTAAAACAATTTTTAGAAACAAATCATGAAATTTGTGTTTTAGATAATCTTTCAAAAGGTAGCAAAAAAAGTTTAGATGAACTTTCTAAAATCAGATCTTTTAAATTTTTTGAGCAAGATTTAAGCGATTATGCAGGGGTTAAAAAGCTTTTTGAGCAAGAAAAATTTGATGCAATCGTGCATTTTGCAGCTAGTATTGAAGTGCCTGAGAGTATGGAAAATCCTTTAAAATACTATATGAATAATACTGCAAATACCAGTAATTTAATCCAAACATGTTTAGAAACAGGGGTTAAAAAATTCATTTTTTCATCAACTGCAGCTACTTATGGTGAGCCAGATACTCCCGTTGTTAGTGAAGAAAGTCCTCTAGCACCTATTAATCCTTATGGACAAAGTAAATTAATGAGTGAAAAAGTCTTACAAGATGCAAACATGGCAAATCCTGAATTTAAATACTGCATTTTAAGGTATTTTAATGTAGCGGGTGCTTGTATGAGTTATCCTATAGGACAACGCTATCCAAAGGCTACTTTACTTATAAAAGTTGCTGCTGAAGTAGCCACAGGAAAAAGAGAAAAACTTTATATTTTTGGAGATGATTATAATACTAAAGATGGAACTTGCATTAGAGATTTTATCCATGTTGATGATATTTCAAGTGCACATTTAGCTGCTTTAGAATATTTAGAAAACAATGAAAGCAATATTTTTAATGTTGGCTATGGGCATGGCTTTAGCGTAAAAGAAGTTATTACTGCTATGAAAAAGGTTAGTGGGGTTGATTTTAAAGTTGAAATTGCACCAAAAAGAGCAGGCGATCCTTCTGTGCTTATTTCAAATGCTAATAAAATTAGAAGCTTAACTTCATGGAAGCCAAAATACGATGATTTAGAGTTAATCTGCAAAAGTGCTTATGAGTGGGAAAAGCAGTGTTAA
- a CDS encoding flippase encodes MLKKLFFILNAHDKRFLFALLIFSIFIGFIESFAISLIMPFVSVASNFELLEKSSYFKPIYEYLNLPSYKIIAYFGCILIAFYIFRAFLNAFYFHLLARFSKGRYHSIACRIFNKYLHLEYENFTDKSQSELLKTITQEVFHLSTLISAFLLMLSESFVVFLLYTLLLIINYKITLALSAFLLLNAFILIKILSPLVKKASIAREEAMKNYFEILNANLNNFKIIKLKTKEQSTQKLYEIQSGLFAKANISNESMSSIPRIYLEGIAFCMLCFIVVYLVLKYESDISSILATITIFVVALYRLMPSANRIITSYNEITYYKNSLDIIYNILNEKEEKLGNENIHFHQKIELKNLFFAYKGKKNLFKNLNFILKKNEKIAFIGKSGSGKSTLVDLIIGLLKPSDGAIYVDGIKLNENNLKSFRSKIGYIPQQIYLFNDSIAKNISFGEEIDEKLLQKVIKQANLENFVNSLENGVHTKVGDSGSFLSGGQRQRIAIARALYQQPEILVLDEATSALDQESEAKIMEEIYKISKNKTLIIIAHRLSTIQGCDRVFEVSHGKLSLKEKQ; translated from the coding sequence GTGTTAAAAAAACTTTTTTTCATACTCAATGCTCATGATAAAAGATTTTTATTTGCTTTACTAATTTTTTCTATTTTTATAGGATTTATAGAAAGCTTTGCTATTTCTTTGATCATGCCTTTTGTCTCAGTAGCAAGCAATTTTGAGCTTTTAGAAAAAAGTTCTTATTTTAAGCCTATATATGAGTATTTAAATTTACCAAGTTATAAAATTATTGCTTATTTTGGCTGTATATTAATCGCTTTTTATATTTTTAGAGCTTTTTTAAATGCCTTTTATTTTCATTTGCTTGCACGCTTTTCTAAAGGACGTTATCATAGCATTGCTTGTCGAATTTTCAACAAATATTTACATCTTGAGTATGAAAATTTTACCGATAAAAGCCAATCAGAACTTTTAAAAACTATTACTCAAGAAGTATTTCATTTAAGCACACTAATAAGTGCATTTTTGCTTATGCTAAGTGAAAGTTTTGTTGTATTTTTACTTTATACTTTATTGCTAATTATAAACTATAAAATCACCCTAGCTTTAAGTGCTTTTTTGCTTTTAAATGCTTTTATTTTGATTAAAATTCTCTCACCCCTAGTAAAAAAAGCTTCCATAGCTAGAGAAGAAGCGATGAAAAATTATTTTGAAATTTTAAATGCAAATTTGAATAATTTTAAAATTATTAAACTCAAAACCAAAGAACAAAGCACGCAAAAACTTTATGAAATTCAAAGCGGACTTTTTGCTAAAGCAAATATCAGCAATGAAAGTATGTCAAGCATACCTAGAATTTATCTTGAAGGCATAGCCTTTTGTATGCTTTGTTTTATCGTAGTGTATTTAGTTTTAAAATATGAAAGTGATATTTCATCTATCCTAGCGACTATTACCATTTTCGTAGTGGCACTTTATAGACTTATGCCAAGTGCAAATCGTATCATTACAAGTTATAATGAAATCACTTATTATAAAAATTCTCTTGATATAATCTATAACATTCTCAATGAAAAAGAAGAAAAACTAGGCAATGAAAATATCCACTTTCATCAAAAAATAGAATTAAAAAATTTATTTTTTGCTTACAAAGGCAAGAAAAATTTATTTAAAAATTTAAATTTCATACTTAAAAAAAATGAAAAAATTGCCTTTATAGGAAAAAGCGGGAGTGGCAAAAGCACTTTGGTTGATCTTATTATAGGACTTTTAAAACCAAGTGATGGTGCTATTTATGTCGATGGGATTAAATTAAACGAAAACAATTTAAAAAGTTTTAGAAGCAAAATTGGCTACATACCTCAACAAATTTATCTTTTTAATGATTCTATTGCTAAAAATATTAGTTTTGGCGAAGAAATTGATGAAAAACTTTTACAAAAAGTTATCAAACAAGCTAATCTTGAAAATTTTGTAAATTCACTTGAAAATGGAGTACATACTAAAGTAGGTGATTCAGGTTCGTTTTTAAGCGGAGGTCAAAGACAAAGAATAGCCATAGCAAGAGCACTTTACCAGCAACCTGAAATCTTGGTTTTAGATGAAGCAACTAGTGCACTTGATCAAGAAAGTGAAGCAAAAATCATGGAAGAAATTTATAAAATTTCTAAAAATAAAACTTTAATCATCATTGCTCATAGACTCTCAACCATACAAGGCTGTGATAGAGTCTTTGAGGTAAGCCATGGCAAACTTAGTTTGAAAGAAAAACAATGA
- a CDS encoding capsular polysaccharide synthesis protein, whose amino-acid sequence MQTQQNNSLIYNTLTKKLSSFIPIKSTRRKLRNHIQYKLEHPKVASYLLINYINPFLEEKISHFDFEKKHYFENDKIIWQFWYQGKDQASPMIQQCFNSIQSQMKDDYTIIILDKDNIKDYLDFPPFVIEKLENNFFGEKTITFFSDLLRVCLLATYGGIWCDASIFLSSKIPSELCNKDFFTFERSKTKPCKEKLEEFIKSGYFSYGYFNWNDDFKVKMLSSFMIAKASNTFIQALKDILINYWKNEQSNENHYYFALHITFELLKEHGFTNDVYKNMSDIECHLLQFNAKEKFNPALWEEIQKQSFLHKLTHFKSIKKDSMIDKIILQS is encoded by the coding sequence ATGCAAACACAACAAAACAATTCTTTAATTTATAATACTTTAACAAAAAAATTAAGCTCATTTATACCCATAAAATCAACAAGAAGAAAATTAAGAAATCATATCCAGTATAAGTTAGAACACCCTAAAGTAGCTAGTTATCTTTTAATTAATTATATTAATCCTTTTTTAGAAGAAAAAATTTCTCATTTTGATTTTGAAAAAAAACATTACTTTGAAAATGATAAAATCATTTGGCAATTTTGGTACCAAGGTAAAGATCAAGCTTCGCCTATGATACAACAATGCTTTAACTCGATACAAAGTCAAATGAAAGATGACTACACAATCATCATTTTAGATAAAGATAATATAAAAGATTACCTTGATTTTCCACCATTTGTTATAGAAAAATTAGAAAATAATTTTTTTGGAGAAAAAACTATAACTTTTTTTTCAGATCTTTTAAGAGTATGTTTGCTTGCAACTTATGGTGGTATATGGTGTGATGCAAGTATATTTTTAAGCTCTAAAATTCCTAGTGAGCTTTGCAATAAAGATTTTTTTACCTTTGAAAGATCAAAAACAAAACCTTGCAAAGAAAAATTAGAAGAATTTATTAAAAGTGGATATTTTTCTTATGGGTATTTTAACTGGAATGATGATTTTAAAGTTAAAATGCTAAGTAGTTTTATGATAGCAAAAGCAAGCAATACTTTTATTCAAGCTTTAAAAGATATTTTAATAAATTATTGGAAAAATGAGCAATCAAATGAAAATCACTATTATTTTGCACTGCATATCACCTTTGAACTTTTAAAAGAACATGGCTTTACAAATGATGTTTATAAAAATATGAGCGATATAGAATGCCATTTATTACAATTTAACGCCAAAGAAAAATTTAATCCAGCTCTTTGGGAAGAAATTCAAAAACAAAGTTTTTTACACAAACTCACGCATTTTAAATCCATAAAAAAAGATTCAATGATAGATAAAATCATCTTACAAAGTTGA
- a CDS encoding glycosyltransferase, whose product MKKLAIFIYSLGSGGAERVVSTLLPILNLKYEIHLILMNDKISYDIPEVNIHYLEKSNPNESNLAKFLKLPLLAIKYKKLCEDLKINLQFVFLNRPNYIALMAKSLGLNSTLIINECTTPSVIYKHNNLNSFINKFLIKKLYNKADLILANSVGNKEDLIQNFNVEAKKCDILYNAIDLENILKKSKEEIDFKEPFILSVGRLDHGKNHAMLIRAYTKVKTDLKLVILGEGILKDELLALIETLNLKDKVFLLGFDKNPYKYMSKCEFFAFASSFEGFSNVLIECLACSCAVVCTDHKSGARELFLDDEFGLLVKVDDEKAMQEGLEKMCNDEELKINYRQKAFLRAKEFDKINIAKQLFDFF is encoded by the coding sequence ATGAAGAAATTAGCAATTTTTATATATTCTTTAGGAAGTGGCGGTGCTGAAAGAGTCGTTTCAACTTTACTTCCGATTTTAAATTTAAAATACGAAATACATTTGATTTTAATGAATGATAAAATATCATATGATATTCCCGAAGTAAATATCCACTACCTTGAAAAATCAAACCCAAATGAAAGCAATTTGGCTAAATTCTTAAAGCTACCCTTACTAGCTATAAAATACAAAAAGCTTTGTGAGGATTTAAAAATCAATTTACAATTTGTATTTTTAAATAGGCCTAATTATATCGCTTTAATGGCAAAATCTCTAGGCCTTAACTCAACTCTTATCATCAATGAATGCACTACTCCAAGCGTGATTTATAAGCATAATAATTTAAATTCTTTTATCAATAAATTTCTTATAAAAAAACTTTATAATAAAGCAGATTTAATCTTAGCAAATTCTGTAGGAAATAAAGAAGATTTGATACAAAATTTCAATGTAGAAGCTAAAAAATGTGATATTTTATACAATGCTATAGATTTAGAAAATATCTTAAAAAAATCCAAAGAAGAAATAGATTTTAAAGAACCTTTTATATTAAGCGTTGGTAGGCTTGATCATGGTAAAAATCATGCTATGCTTATAAGAGCTTATACTAAGGTTAAAACTGATTTAAAATTAGTCATTTTAGGCGAAGGTATTTTAAAAGATGAGCTTTTAGCTTTAATAGAAACTTTAAATTTAAAAGATAAAGTCTTTTTACTGGGTTTTGATAAAAATCCTTATAAATACATGAGTAAATGTGAATTTTTTGCCTTTGCTTCGAGTTTTGAAGGATTTTCAAATGTATTGATTGAATGTTTGGCTTGCTCTTGCGCGGTTGTTTGTACTGATCATAAAAGCGGTGCAAGGGAATTATTCTTAGATGATGAATTTGGACTTTTAGTAAAAGTAGATGATGAAAAAGCTATGCAAGAAGGTTTAGAAAAAATGTGCAATGATGAAGAATTAAAAATAAATTATAGACAAAAAGCTTTTTTGCGTGCAAAAGAATTTGATAAAATTAACATTGCAAAACAATTATTTGATTTTTTTTAA
- a CDS encoding 3'-5' exonuclease — translation MQEYICVFDCESIVDVELAKHVYGFSGDDLSISKQALERQKEESGSEFLPLSFHKVVSICAVIADKFGNFIKVNKIKGENEKQMLEEFFTFIEKHQPRLVSFNGKSYDMPLLVLRALKYNINASAYLDASDKWNNYKSKFMENKHCDLLESLGSFGQKGFKLDILCAMAGLPGKYDVHGNEVLELFYENKLEKIHEYCESDVLNTYMLFLKYELIKGNLTHEDYLNILEHFKDELLQKHSEKSYQKPFLEAIEKEKSKF, via the coding sequence ATGCAAGAATATATTTGTGTTTTTGATTGCGAGAGTATTGTTGATGTTGAGCTTGCTAAGCATGTTTATGGTTTTAGTGGTGATGATTTAAGCATTAGTAAGCAAGCTTTAGAAAGACAAAAAGAAGAAAGCGGAAGCGAGTTTTTACCTTTGTCTTTTCATAAAGTTGTAAGCATTTGTGCAGTAATTGCAGATAAATTTGGAAATTTCATCAAAGTCAATAAAATCAAAGGTGAAAATGAAAAACAAATGCTAGAAGAATTTTTTACCTTCATCGAAAAACACCAACCCCGTTTAGTGAGCTTTAATGGCAAAAGCTATGATATGCCCTTACTTGTTTTAAGAGCGCTAAAATACAATATAAACGCAAGTGCTTATTTGGACGCAAGCGATAAATGGAACAATTACAAAAGCAAATTTATGGAAAATAAACATTGTGATTTATTAGAATCTTTAGGAAGTTTTGGGCAAAAAGGCTTTAAACTCGACATACTTTGTGCTATGGCAGGACTTCCTGGAAAATACGATGTACATGGAAATGAAGTATTAGAGCTTTTTTATGAAAATAAACTAGAAAAAATTCATGAATATTGTGAGAGTGATGTATTAAACACCTATATGTTATTTTTAAAATACGAACTTATTAAAGGCAATTTAACCCATGAAGATTATCTTAATATTTTAGAACATTTTAAAGATGAGCTTTTGCAAAAACATAGCGAAAAAAGCTATCAAAAACCATTTTTAGAGGCTATAGAAAAAGAAAAGAGCAAGTTTTAA
- the waaC gene encoding lipopolysaccharide heptosyltransferase I, producing the protein MKIGLVKLSALGDIIHAVIVLQFIKKHCPKASIDWFVDAKFAGLLQDHPMINEVYALPLKDRKFKEVFAMLFEARQNKYDVVIDLQGLIKSALVSRFLCANTFGFDQESIKESFASNFYTHKFACNYEENIIVRNLSLVAYVLNEHFDHSDIELKQSCFSIDDELKEELEQRLSLNESTPNILIHVGSSMLNKIYPKERLILLCRMLLEHFTSAKIILGWGNVKEFNFAKDIILNLKHLKIELAPKLSLSELCALTKASDLIIGNDSGPTHLAFALNKPSITIFGATPSQRNAYETNINKTINAGKKILHSKHIDKSDFCIQNIDEKDIFKLACELLEK; encoded by the coding sequence ATGAAAATAGGTTTGGTTAAATTATCCGCACTTGGAGATATCATCCATGCTGTAATTGTTTTGCAATTTATAAAAAAACATTGTCCTAAGGCAAGTATTGATTGGTTTGTGGATGCAAAATTTGCAGGATTATTACAAGATCATCCAATGATTAATGAAGTATATGCCCTGCCTTTAAAAGATAGAAAATTCAAAGAAGTTTTTGCTATGCTTTTTGAGGCAAGACAAAATAAATATGATGTTGTGATTGATTTGCAAGGCTTGATTAAATCAGCATTAGTAAGTAGATTTTTATGTGCAAATACTTTTGGTTTTGATCAAGAAAGTATAAAAGAAAGTTTTGCAAGTAATTTTTATACGCATAAATTTGCGTGTAATTATGAAGAAAATATTATCGTGCGTAATCTTTCTTTGGTAGCTTATGTATTAAATGAGCATTTTGACCATAGTGATATAGAGTTAAAACAAAGTTGTTTTAGTATAGATGATGAGCTAAAAGAAGAGTTAGAGCAAAGGCTTTCTTTAAATGAAAGCACACCTAATATACTTATACATGTAGGATCGTCTATGCTTAATAAAATTTATCCAAAAGAGCGTTTGATACTACTTTGTAGAATGCTTTTAGAGCATTTTACTAGTGCAAAAATCATACTTGGCTGGGGTAATGTGAAGGAATTTAATTTTGCTAAAGATATAATTTTAAATTTAAAACATTTAAAAATAGAACTTGCGCCAAAATTAAGCCTAAGTGAGCTTTGTGCTTTAACTAAGGCAAGTGATTTGATTATCGGGAATGATAGCGGACCAACTCATTTAGCTTTTGCACTAAATAAACCTTCTATAACGATTTTTGGTGCTACTCCTAGTCAAAGAAATGCTTATGAAACAAATATTAATAAAACAATCAATGCAGGTAAAAAAATACTGCATTCAAAACATATAGATAAGAGTGATTTTTGCATACAAAATATTGATGAAAAAGATATTTTTAAACTTGCTTGTGAGCTTTTAGAAAAATGA
- a CDS encoding glycosyltransferase family 2 protein, producing the protein MDLKQISVIMIVKNAQKTLRACLESLKEFGEIVLIENDSNDDTLKIAYEFSKSYKNIKIYQHKFIGFGPLKNLAISYASNDWIFNIDADELAKKEFLQELEQIEVSKENIIALPRENLYDGEWIKACGWWPDYIMRVFNKTHTSFNENLVHESLILHEDSKKIKLQNGLRHFAFDDIDGLLDKLQKYSKLWALQNLHKESSVCKALLRGIWTFFRNYILKKGIFYGYKGFIISTCNALGAFFKYMKLYELKRQKPKTCALIITTYNQKERLALVLDSVKNLEPLPDEVLIADDGSKEDTAKLIQAYQKDFPCKLEHIWQEDEGFRAAASRNKAIRASNSEYIVLIDGDMILEKNFIKDHLKFASLKTILQGSRTILNEKESKELLSKNDFSLAFNKKGFKNQRSVFLAKCVYKFSKLTKKFFKKSQLVKGSKTCNMSFYKSDFEAIKGFNEKFIGWGREDSEFVARFLFNDGVFKRLKFNALAYHIYHEENSKNMLEINHQIYLETIKNEKVTWR; encoded by the coding sequence ATGGATTTAAAACAAATTAGCGTGATAATGATAGTTAAAAACGCACAAAAGACTTTAAGGGCTTGTTTGGAGTCTTTGAAAGAATTTGGCGAGATAGTTTTAATAGAAAATGATAGCAATGATGATACTTTGAAAATCGCTTATGAATTTAGTAAAAGTTATAAAAATATCAAGATTTATCAGCATAAATTTATAGGCTTTGGGCCTTTGAAAAATTTAGCCATAAGCTATGCTAGTAATGATTGGATTTTTAATATTGATGCAGATGAGCTTGCTAAGAAAGAATTTTTGCAAGAATTAGAGCAGATTGAAGTTAGTAAAGAAAATATCATAGCTTTACCAAGAGAAAATTTATATGATGGAGAGTGGATTAAAGCTTGTGGGTGGTGGCCTGATTATATAATGCGAGTGTTTAATAAAACCCATACTAGTTTTAATGAAAATTTGGTGCATGAGAGTTTGATTTTACATGAAGATAGCAAAAAGATTAAGTTGCAAAATGGTTTGAGGCATTTTGCATTTGATGATATCGATGGTTTGCTAGATAAGCTTCAAAAATATTCTAAGCTTTGGGCTTTGCAAAATTTACATAAAGAAAGTAGTGTTTGTAAGGCTTTGTTAAGAGGAATTTGGACTTTTTTTAGAAATTACATTTTAAAAAAGGGAATTTTTTATGGCTATAAAGGCTTTATCATAAGTACTTGCAATGCTTTGGGAGCTTTTTTTAAATATATGAAATTATATGAGCTAAAAAGGCAAAAGCCAAAAACTTGTGCTTTAATCATTACAACTTATAATCAAAAAGAAAGACTTGCTTTGGTGCTTGATAGCGTTAAAAACTTAGAGCCTTTGCCAGATGAGGTTTTGATAGCAGATGATGGAAGCAAAGAAGATACAGCTAAGCTTATACAAGCTTATCAAAAAGATTTTCCTTGTAAGTTAGAGCATATTTGGCAAGAAGATGAGGGGTTTCGTGCCGCAGCAAGTCGCAATAAAGCAATCAGAGCTTCAAATAGTGAATATATTGTTTTAATCGATGGGGATATGATTTTAGAAAAAAACTTTATCAAAGATCATTTAAAATTTGCTAGTTTAAAAACCATCTTGCAAGGCTCAAGAACTATTTTAAACGAAAAAGAAAGCAAAGAACTTTTAAGCAAAAATGATTTTAGCTTGGCTTTTAATAAAAAGGGTTTTAAAAATCAAAGAAGCGTTTTTTTAGCTAAATGTGTATATAAATTTTCAAAGCTAACTAAGAAGTTTTTTAAAAAATCACAACTTGTTAAAGGTAGTAAAACTTGCAATATGAGTTTTTATAAAAGTGATTTTGAAGCTATTAAAGGATTTAATGAAAAATTTATAGGCTGGGGCAGAGAAGATAGCGAGTTTGTGGCTAGATTTTTATTTAATGATGGAGTGTTTAAAAGGCTTAAATTTAATGCCTTAGCTTATCATATTTACCATGAAGAAAATAGCAAAAATATGCTTGAGATTAATCATCAAATTTATCTTGAAACTATAAAAAATGAAAAAGTGACTTGGAGATAA
- a CDS encoding lipid A biosynthesis lauroyl acyltransferase, giving the protein MINYVYLSLFYILKVLVKILPSKLLNSFANLVALITYKLNYRHRKIIDINLKICFPEKDQKWRDETSLNIYKNFAKFGIDFIKNQNASKEEIINKICFDDEEQILNIMQSKKPLIVTTAHYGNWELLALSFGAKFQGISIVGRALDSMIMDKILSKNRTQFNIELIEKKGGLKKMLKALKEGRSLGILTDQDAVDNESIKIKYFNQDVNFIAGASVLAKKTQAMILPCFVYQKDEKFFVKTFKALDASKASVEELTKYQAKCCEEMIKFKPDEYFFFHKRFKRYNHELYL; this is encoded by the coding sequence ATGATAAATTATGTGTATTTAAGCCTTTTTTATATTTTAAAAGTGCTTGTGAAGATTTTACCCTCAAAGCTTTTAAACTCTTTTGCAAATTTGGTTGCTTTAATTACTTATAAATTAAACTATAGACACCGCAAAATCATTGATATAAACTTAAAAATTTGTTTTCCTGAAAAAGATCAAAAATGGCGTGATGAAACTAGCCTTAATATCTATAAAAATTTTGCTAAATTTGGGATTGATTTTATCAAAAATCAAAATGCAAGCAAAGAAGAAATTATCAATAAAATTTGCTTTGATGATGAGGAGCAAATTTTAAATATAATGCAAAGTAAAAAGCCTTTGATCGTAACTACGGCTCATTATGGTAACTGGGAGCTTTTGGCTTTGTCTTTTGGGGCTAAATTTCAAGGAATTTCTATAGTTGGAAGAGCGCTTGATAGTATGATAATGGATAAAATTTTAAGCAAAAATCGCACGCAATTTAACATAGAGCTTATAGAAAAAAAAGGCGGGCTTAAAAAAATGCTAAAAGCCTTAAAAGAAGGTAGATCGCTTGGAATTTTAACCGATCAAGATGCAGTAGATAATGAAAGCATAAAAATAAAGTATTTTAATCAAGATGTGAATTTCATAGCAGGTGCAAGTGTGCTTGCTAAAAAAACACAAGCTATGATTTTACCTTGTTTTGTGTATCAAAAAGATGAGAAATTTTTTGTAAAAACTTTTAAGGCTTTAGATGCAAGTAAGGCAAGTGTAGAAGAGCTTACAAAATACCAAGCAAAATGTTGTGAAGAGATGATTAAATTTAAACCTGATGAGTATTTTTTCTTTCATAAGAGATTTAAAAGATACAATCATGAGTTGTATTTGTAG
- a CDS encoding GalNAc alpha1-4 transferase → MKITFIIATLNSGGAERVLATLANELCKNHEVSIIKFHKEDSFYKLDPKIKLFTLKQFDFSTLYNKIASRIKKFKALKQALKDHKSDVFISFLDTTNIACIWANKGSNTPLIISEHSSYTYLKSKIWKFLRRISFSHANALTVLSNDDKKYYENFVKKVINMPNPCHFKPIKENLEKENNVIFVGRLDQNKNASMFLKAIARLDTNLKNQYNFFIAGDGELRQDLEQEAKNLNIKVNFLGKVENMQELYKKAKIICLCSFIEGLPTILLESLYFQVARISTKYISAHKDLINDGEDGFLIDLNDDKALSEKLTLLMQNENLRKELALNAQKRCKDYEVANVVKKWLDLINEIRVK, encoded by the coding sequence ATGAAAATTACTTTTATTATTGCCACTTTAAATTCAGGTGGTGCTGAAAGAGTTTTGGCAACATTAGCTAATGAACTTTGTAAAAATCATGAAGTTAGTATTATTAAATTCCATAAAGAAGATTCTTTTTATAAGCTTGATCCTAAAATAAAACTTTTTACTTTAAAGCAGTTTGATTTTTCTACTCTTTATAATAAAATAGCCTCACGCATTAAAAAATTTAAAGCCCTAAAACAAGCGCTTAAAGACCACAAAAGCGATGTTTTCATCTCATTTTTAGATACAACTAATATTGCTTGTATTTGGGCAAATAAGGGTTCAAACACTCCTTTAATCATTAGCGAACATAGTTCTTATACTTATTTAAAATCTAAAATTTGGAAATTTTTGCGTCGCATAAGCTTTTCTCATGCAAACGCTCTAACCGTGCTTAGTAATGATGATAAAAAATACTATGAAAACTTTGTAAAAAAAGTTATTAATATGCCAAATCCTTGCCATTTTAAGCCTATAAAAGAAAATTTAGAAAAAGAAAATAATGTCATCTTTGTAGGCAGACTTGATCAAAATAAAAATGCATCCATGTTTTTAAAAGCCATAGCAAGATTAGATACAAATTTAAAAAACCAATACAATTTTTTTATAGCAGGTGATGGGGAGTTAAGACAAGATTTAGAACAAGAAGCTAAAAATTTAAATATCAAAGTTAATTTTTTAGGTAAAGTTGAAAATATGCAAGAGCTTTATAAAAAAGCAAAAATAATTTGCCTTTGCTCCTTTATAGAAGGCTTGCCAACGATTTTACTCGAAAGTTTATATTTTCAAGTAGCACGCATTAGCACTAAATATATAAGTGCTCATAAAGATTTAATCAATGATGGCGAAGATGGATTTTTAATAGACTTAAATGATGATAAAGCTTTAAGTGAGAAACTCACACTTTTAATGCAAAATGAAAATTTAAGAAAAGAATTAGCACTAAATGCACAAAAAAGATGTAAAGACTATGAAGTAGCTAATGTGGTAAAAAAATGGCTTGACTTAATTAACGAAATAAGGGTTAAATGA